One window of the Leptospira dzoumogneensis genome contains the following:
- the carA gene encoding glutamine-hydrolyzing carbamoyl-phosphate synthase small subunit encodes MKAFLVLENGDVYEGESFGYETQSVGEIVFNTSMAGYQEILTDPSYANQIVTLTYPMIGNYGIHPENMESGKIQASGMIVKEYVDRPSNFKAQKTLSQFLKDYKIPGIQGIDTRKLTRFIRTNGAPNGGIFVANEYSDSFLAQVKKFPGIADADLAKVVTTDKKYEFGSGSGKKYKLAVYDYGVKTNILRLLDAAGFAVSVYPAQTPASDIMKDGVDAFFLSNGPGDPAACTYAIDSTKAILENNYPLFGICLGHQIIGLTLGKKTEKMKFGHRGGNQPVKSLETGKVEITSQNHGFAVVAESSEKEPISFINLNDDTVEGILKSGYPLLSVQYHPESSPGPNDSRYLFQKFYDLVDSTKKK; translated from the coding sequence ATGAAAGCGTTCTTGGTTTTAGAAAACGGGGACGTATACGAAGGTGAATCCTTCGGCTACGAAACCCAATCCGTCGGGGAAATCGTCTTTAATACTTCCATGGCGGGTTACCAGGAAATTCTGACTGACCCTTCCTACGCGAATCAAATCGTAACTCTCACTTACCCGATGATCGGGAACTACGGGATCCATCCAGAAAACATGGAATCCGGAAAGATCCAAGCTTCGGGAATGATCGTGAAAGAATATGTAGATCGTCCTTCCAACTTCAAAGCCCAAAAGACATTATCTCAATTTTTAAAAGATTATAAAATTCCAGGGATCCAAGGGATCGACACCCGAAAGTTAACCCGCTTCATCCGCACGAATGGCGCTCCGAATGGTGGGATCTTCGTCGCGAATGAATACTCTGATTCTTTTTTAGCGCAAGTGAAGAAGTTCCCGGGCATCGCAGACGCTGACCTCGCGAAGGTTGTTACCACAGATAAAAAATACGAGTTCGGATCCGGCTCCGGAAAAAAATACAAACTCGCTGTTTATGATTATGGTGTGAAGACGAACATTCTTCGTCTATTGGATGCGGCCGGCTTTGCGGTTTCCGTTTATCCTGCTCAAACTCCAGCTTCGGATATCATGAAAGATGGAGTGGATGCATTCTTTCTTTCTAATGGTCCGGGAGATCCTGCGGCTTGCACTTACGCAATCGATTCCACAAAAGCTATATTAGAAAATAATTATCCTCTTTTCGGCATCTGTTTAGGCCATCAGATCATTGGTCTGACCTTAGGCAAGAAGACTGAAAAAATGAAATTCGGCCATAGAGGCGGAAACCAACCTGTAAAAAGTTTGGAAACCGGTAAAGTGGAGATCACTTCCCAAAATCACGGTTTCGCCGTGGTCGCAGAATCTTCCGAAAAGGAGCCGATCTCTTTTATCAATCTGAACGACGATACTGTAGAAGGTATTTTGAAATCAGGTTACCCTCTTCTGTCGGTCCAATATCACCCGGAAAGTTCTCCGGGGCCGAATGACAGTAGATACTTGTTTCAGAAGTTCTACGATTTAGTGGATTCTACTAAGAAGAAATAA